The Perca fluviatilis chromosome 2, GENO_Pfluv_1.0, whole genome shotgun sequence genome includes a region encoding these proteins:
- the il15l gene encoding interleukin 15, like isoform X2 translates to MLRGRLALASVYLFFVCLLGLMHQSAARACSPDTLTKVRNLITETPAMKEKLNCSLYTPTAQDYKTCPKSTLKCFTNETKVLIEEWVAINFGPISTLRKVHRNLQILSAKFNQPESECRQCEFLNEKNAEEFLEQLAVTLQTMNSEYC, encoded by the exons ATGCTGAGAGGGAGGTTAGCTCTCGCGAGTGTGTATCTGTTTTTCGTCTGTCTGCTCGGACTGATGCACCAATCAGCCGCCAGAGCCTGCTCTCCAGACACCCTCACAAAGGTCCGGAATCTCATCACAGAAACTCCAGCCATG AAAGAGAAGTTGAACTGCAGTCTGTACACGCCCACCGCCCAAGACTACAAG aCATGCCCTAAGTCCACCCTGAAATGTTTCACTAACGAAACCAAAGTTCTCATTGAAGAGTGGGTGGCCATCAATTTCGGACCCATCAGCACCTTGAGAAAAGTCCACAGGAATCTTCAAATTCTATCAGCAAAGTTTAACCAG CCGGAGTCAGAGTGCCGTCAGTGTGAATTCCTCAACGAGAAAAATGCAGAAGAGTTCCTGGAGCAACTTGCGGTGACTCTTCAGACGATGAACTCTGAGTACTGCTAA
- the il15l gene encoding interleukin 15, like isoform X1 has protein sequence MLRGRLALASVYLFFVCLLGLMHQSAARACSPDTLTKVRNLITETPAMKEKLNCSLYTPTAQDYKQTCPKSTLKCFTNETKVLIEEWVAINFGPISTLRKVHRNLQILSAKFNQPESECRQCEFLNEKNAEEFLEQLAVTLQTMNSEYC, from the exons ATGCTGAGAGGGAGGTTAGCTCTCGCGAGTGTGTATCTGTTTTTCGTCTGTCTGCTCGGACTGATGCACCAATCAGCCGCCAGAGCCTGCTCTCCAGACACCCTCACAAAGGTCCGGAATCTCATCACAGAAACTCCAGCCATG AAAGAGAAGTTGAACTGCAGTCTGTACACGCCCACCGCCCAAGACTACAAG cagaCATGCCCTAAGTCCACCCTGAAATGTTTCACTAACGAAACCAAAGTTCTCATTGAAGAGTGGGTGGCCATCAATTTCGGACCCATCAGCACCTTGAGAAAAGTCCACAGGAATCTTCAAATTCTATCAGCAAAGTTTAACCAG CCGGAGTCAGAGTGCCGTCAGTGTGAATTCCTCAACGAGAAAAATGCAGAAGAGTTCCTGGAGCAACTTGCGGTGACTCTTCAGACGATGAACTCTGAGTACTGCTAA